Within the Caldisericum sp. genome, the region ACTAAGAATAACCCACTTTATATTTATACTGGTGCTCCTACTGATAATAACTCTTTTCTCTTCTTTGAGGGTGCCTGGGAAACACTTCAGCCAAAAATTGCCGATGGTACATTCGTTATAAAGAACTCAAGCGAGGCTGTCGCTCTTCAGAATAAACAAAAGTTGACGCGTGAAGAGGAGAGCAAAATCATTGGCCAAACTACAACAAACTGGGATTTTACCGTCGCTAAGAATTTAGCTGAAGCCAACTTAACTGCTGCAAAACCTACCGACAAGGGTAATGTATTTATACTGGCTCCCAATGATGGAACTGCCCGTGCAATTGCAGATGCATTTGCTGCCGACAAGGATGTCAAGAGTTATGTAATTACAGGTCAGGACGCTGAGAAAGCTTCCGTACAGTATATTATTGATGGTAAACAGTCGATGACAGTCTTAAAGGATGTTAGAACATTAGTTAAGGATGCAATCGCTGCAGCTACTGATTTTCTCAATGGGAAAACCCCTCCGCAGACTACCACTTATAACAATGGTAAGATTGATGTCCCTGCTAAACCCTCCGCGATTGTTGTAGTTGATAAGAACAATGTAAAATCTGCTTTGATAGATTCTGGTTATTACTCAGCTAGTGATTTTACAGGACTACCATAGAAAATAGGGTAAAGAGTTAGTTAATATAGAAATTATTGCTAAAAAAGAATAGTGGGTGGAACGAGAGCGTTTTGGTAATTATACTCGTCCACCCACTGTAAAAAGATTTAGTGCATTTAATGCAGTTGTATTTTTATTTAGTACTTTAAAGGACGGGAGGACAAATATGGAAGATGATATACCCGTTGTGGAAATGCGAAATATTAAGAAGAGTTTTGGCGGTGTTCATGCGTTACGAGGAGTAGATCTGCTACTCCATAAAAATGAAGTGTTGGGATTGGTGGGCGATAACGCCGCTGGTAAATCTACTTTGATGAAGGTTCTAAGTGGAGCATATATTCCTGATGAAGGAGAGATTCTCATCGATGGTAAGAAGGTGTATTTTACCAGCCCTTGGGATGCACGTCAACATGGTATCGAGATGGTATATCAGGATCTGGCGCTTGCCAACAATCTTGATGTAGTTGCTAATGTTTTTATGGGGCGTGAAGTTGCAAGCGTAAAGTTAGGGCCGATAAAAGTAATGAATGAGCATTATATGGAGCAAGAGACACAGCGTTTATTAAAACGGTTAAAGATTGACATTCCCTCTGTGCGGTTAAAGGTGGCAAATTTGTCGGGTGGTCAGCGCCAGGCAGTTGCTATTGCTCGTGCAACGGCTTTTAACGCCAGAGTCATTATTCTGGACGAGCCCACAGCAGCTCTAAGTGTTGCTGCGATTAGTAAGTTGCTTGATTTGGTTCGAGAGCTCAAGGCACAAGGAACTTCTATCATTATAATAAGTCACCGTTTAGAAGACATTTATCAAGTATGTGATCGGATGATGGTACTGCGCCACGGACGCAAAGTCTGTGATACTCCTGTTGTTGGTGATATTGATAGTTTTAGAGAGAAAGTAGTAGCTTATATGATTGGCGCACGTGACGATTTCGCTGAAAAAGGGGGTGTGGAGTCAAATGATGAAAGCAGATAAGTTCGAAGAATCATCCAGTAGGGCTGGAGACAAAATATTTGGACTAAACATTAGTGAATGGGGTATGTATATCGCTTTGTTAGTTACTATGATATTCTTTGCCGTTGCTACAAATGGAATCTTTGTTTCACCGAGGAATATAGATGACTTGATAAAGCAGACAGGTTATACAGCAGTTTTAGCAATCGGAATGACTCTTGTCATTATTATTCAAAAGATAGATCTGTCTGTTGGTTATTTGTCAGGCTTCCTCGGAGCGGTGGCAGCAACTGCTATGGTGTCTTGGCACTGGTCTGCATATACGAGTATATTACTTGTGCTTGTTCTTGGTATTCTTGCAGGACTTTTGACTGCTTTCTTAATAGCAAAATTGGATGTTCCTGCTTTTGTAGCAACACTTGGTGGTTGGTTGGGTTATAGAGGAGCATTACAACTTGTAACAAGGAGCAGGGGTACGATTATTATTCCAAATGATACATTTAACGCTATAGGTAATGCATATATCCCTGACATTCCGGGTATTAGAATCTTTCCCGGAGTGCACAAATTAACTCTAATTCTTGGAATTTTAAGCATTTTATTTTTCATTTTAAACGAAATAAGAAACCGTAAAAAGAACCAGGTTTATAATATTAAAACAATGTCAATACATTTATTTATTATTAGGTTAATACTTTTATCACTTTTAATCGGTGGTGTTACATGGGTGTTTGCAAGTTACAGAGGTCTCTCATGGACTGCAGTGATAGTTTTGATTGTGTTTTTAGTATATAATTTCATTATGTCAAGAACAACGCTTGGTAGGCACATTTATGCTGTTGGTGGAAATCCACAGGCGGCTGAATTAAGTGGTATTAGCGTAAAGAAAATAATCTATGTTGTTTTCGGCTCAATGGGCATGCTTGCTGCTTTGGCAGGAATACTGTTCGCTTCCCGCTTTAAATCTGCTACAACAACAGCAGGAACTCTATTGGAAATGGATGCAATCACGGCTGCTTTCATCGGTGGAACTTCACCATATGGAGGTGTAGGCAAGGTTACAGGGTCGATCATTGGTGCGTTCCTTATGACTTCACTAACGAATGGCATGAACCTTATGGGTGTTGATATATCTTTTCAGTACATCGTTAGGGCTATTGTTCTTGTGGTCGCTGTTATATTTGATATTGCAACCCATAAAAGAGAAAAATGATAATCTATTTTTTTCTATGCTTACTGCTGTGAAGGTTTTTGATGGATAAGAATGGGGTTAGTGAGGAGACCAATCTTGTTTTTTGAGAAGATAAGATCTGTATACTAATAAGGGATGAAAATAATAGGTTGTATTTAGAGTGGGTCCGAATATAGGAATTTAGCCTGCTTACGAGTTTGGTATTGTGCGCTAAATTTCTTTATCGGCTTTTTTGGATATAAGTCTCGCTTTTACAGTTCGGATGGTTTAACCCATCGTCTTTCTTTATTGGAAAGTTCAACTGCTTCTATAACTTCCTGACATTTTACTCCGTCATAGAAATTTGGAGTTGTTGCAGTATCATTTGCTATAGATTCAAACAGGTCGTATATTTCGTGAATAAAGGTGTGCTCATATCCTATAATATGACCGGGAGGCCACCATGCACCCAAATATGGATGTACCGGTTCTGTTACTAATATTGTTCTAAATCCCCTTATTTCCTGTGGATCTTCAAGTGAATAAAACTGTAGTTCATTCATTCTTTCAAGATTGAAAACTATTGTTCCCTTGCTGCCATTAACTTCAAATGAATTATAACTTTTTCTTCCAGGAGCAAGTTTGGTTGCTTCAAAAGTTCCCAAGGCACCGTTTTCAAACCTGGCAAGAAATGTAGTTGCGTCATCCACTGTGACTTTTCCCATTGCTCTATCAGT harbors:
- a CDS encoding sugar-binding protein; the protein is MKKSLLLLVIVLMFVSALGGLLLTGCSKKATVDIGIVLPTKDEPRWIQDETRFNDALKGTNYKAEILFSQGSPAVEKQNVETLINKGIKVLILCPHDATAAAAAAEEAKAAGVKVISYDRLILDTDAVDYYVTFDSIAVGKAQGQYLVDKAGNTKNNPLYIYTGAPTDNNSFLFFEGAWETLQPKIADGTFVIKNSSEAVALQNKQKLTREEESKIIGQTTTNWDFTVAKNLAEANLTAAKPTDKGNVFILAPNDGTARAIADAFAADKDVKSYVITGQDAEKASVQYIIDGKQSMTVLKDVRTLVKDAIAAATDFLNGKTPPQTTTYNNGKIDVPAKPSAIVVVDKNNVKSALIDSGYYSASDFTGLP
- a CDS encoding Gfo/Idh/MocA family oxidoreductase; the encoded protein is MYHFRAVFLQERLIDPSYPLVWRLQREISGSGSLGDLGSHLIDIARYLVGEFSEVIGMSETFIKEKPLIRQITDSGVGTDRAMGKVTVDDATTFLARFENGALGTFEATKLAPGRKSYNSFEVNGSKGTIVFNLERMNELQFYSLEDPQEIRGFRTILVTEPVHPYLGAWWPPGHIIGYEHTFIHEIYDLFESIANDTATTPNFYDGVKCQEVIEAVELSNKERRWVKPSEL
- a CDS encoding sugar ABC transporter ATP-binding protein: MEDDIPVVEMRNIKKSFGGVHALRGVDLLLHKNEVLGLVGDNAAGKSTLMKVLSGAYIPDEGEILIDGKKVYFTSPWDARQHGIEMVYQDLALANNLDVVANVFMGREVASVKLGPIKVMNEHYMEQETQRLLKRLKIDIPSVRLKVANLSGGQRQAVAIARATAFNARVIILDEPTAALSVAAISKLLDLVRELKAQGTSIIIISHRLEDIYQVCDRMMVLRHGRKVCDTPVVGDIDSFREKVVAYMIGARDDFAEKGGVESNDESR